From the genome of Gracilinanus agilis isolate LMUSP501 chromosome 2, AgileGrace, whole genome shotgun sequence, one region includes:
- the SLC20A1 gene encoding sodium-dependent phosphate transporter 1 isoform X2, with amino-acid sequence MATISPWPPATGLLPTVASALTPESGMDLWMLILGFVIAFVLAFSVGANDVANSFGTAVGSGVVTLRQACILASIFETVGSVLLGAKVSETIREGLIDVTKYNTTELMAGSVSAMFGSAVWQLAASFLKLPISGTHCIVGATIGFSLVATGQEGVKWSELLKIVLSWFISPLLSGIMSAILFFLVRSFILRKSDPVPNGLRALPVFYACTIGINLFSIMYTGAPLLGFDKLPLWGTILISVGCAVFSALIVWFLVCPRMKRKIEREIKSSPSESPLMEKKSSLKEDSEEAKLSLGDGENRNSVSEVGAASVPLRAAVEERTVSFKLGDLEEAPERERLPSVDMKETNIDHAMNGAVQLPNGNLVQFNQTVSNQMNSSGHYQYHTVHKDSGLYKELLHKLHLAKVGDCMGDSSDKPLRRNNSYTSYTMAICGMPLDSFRAKEGEPKGEEMEKLTGPALDSKKRVRMDSYTSYCNAVSDIHSVSDVDVSVQVERGLGDRKGSGDSLEEWQDQDKPEVSLLFQFLQILTACFGSFAHGGNDQCHWASGRSVFGLSN; translated from the exons ATGGCCACTATCAGCCCTTGGCCCCCCGCTACGGGGCTGCTCCCTACGGTGGCGTCCGCACTCACGCCCGAGTCCGGGATGGATCTGTGGATGCTCATCCTGGGCTTCGTCATCGCCTTTGTCCTCGCCTTCTCCGTGGGGGCCAACGACGTGGCCAACTCATTCGGCACGGCGGTGGGCTCCGGGGTCGTGACCCTGCGCCAAGCCTGTATCCTGGCCAGCATCTTCGAGACGGTGGGCTCTGTGCTGCTTGGGGCCAAGGTGAGCGAGACCATCCGCGAGGGCTTGATCGACGTTACGAAGTACAACACAACCGAGCTCATGGCCGGCTCTGTCAGTGCCATGTTCG GCTCCGCTGTGTGGCAGCTAGCCGCTTCGTTTTTGAAGCTTCCCATTTCCGGTACCCACTGTATTGTTGGTGCAACCATCGGCTTCTCCCTGGTGGCCACGGGGCAGGAAGGGGTCAAGTGGTCCGAGCTGCTGAAAATTG TGTTATCGTGGTTCATCTCCCCCCTTCTTTCTGGCATCATGTCTGCAATCCTCTTCTTCTTAGTTCGCTCCTTCATCCTCCGCAAG aGTGATCCAGTTCCTAATGGTTTACGAGCCCTGCCGGTTTTCTATGCCTGCACAATTGGAATTAACCTCTTCTCCATCATGTACACTGGAGCACCCT TGCTGGGCTTTGACAAACTTCCTCTGTGGGGTACCATCCTCATCTCGGTGGGATGTGCTGTTTTCTCTGCCCTTATCGTCTGGTTCCTTGTCTGTCCCAGGATGAAGAGAAAAATTGAAC GAGAAATCAAATCCAGTCCTTCTGAGAGCCCTTTGATGGAGAAGAAGAGTAGCTTGAAAGAAGACTCTGAGGAGGCCAAGCTCTCCCTTGGTGATGGGGAGAACAGGAACTCTGTTTCTGAAGTGGGGGCTGCTTCTGTGCCCCTGAGAGCGGCCGTGGAAGAGAGAACTGTTTCATTCAAGCTGGGAGACCTGGAGGAAGCCCCAGAGCGGGAGAGGCTTCCTAGCGTAGACATGAAAGAAACCAATATTGACCATGCGATGAACG GCGCCGTGCAGTTGCCCAATGGGAACCTGGTCCAGTTCAACCAAACGGTCAGCAACCAGATGAATTCCAGCGGCCACTACCAGTATCACACCGTGCACAAGGACTCCGGCCTGTACAAGGAGCTCCTTCACAAGCTGCACCTCGCCAAGGTCGGGGACTGCATGGGGGACTCGAGCGACAAACCCCTGCGGCGGAACAACAGCTACACGTCCTACACCATGGCCATCTGCGGCATGCCTTTGGATTCGTTCCGTGCCAAAGAAGGAGAGCCCAAAGGCGAGGAGATGGAGAAGCTCACCGGGCCCGCCTTGGACTCCAAGAAGAGGGTCCGGATGGACAGCTACACCAGTTACTGCAACGCCGTGTCCGACATCCACTCGGTGTCGGACGTGGATGTGAGCGTCCAGGTGGAGCGGGGCCTCGGGGACCGCAAGGGCAGCGGGGACTCCCTGGAAGAGTGGCAGGACCAGGACAAGCCCGAGGTCTCCCTGCTCTTCCAGTTCCTGCAGATCCTCACGGCCTGCTTCGGCTCCTTCGCCCACGGTGGGAACGAC CAATGCCATTGGGCCTCTGGTCGCTCTGTATTTGGTCTATCAAACTAA
- the SLC20A1 gene encoding sodium-dependent phosphate transporter 1 isoform X1 — MATISPWPPATGLLPTVASALTPESGMDLWMLILGFVIAFVLAFSVGANDVANSFGTAVGSGVVTLRQACILASIFETVGSVLLGAKVSETIREGLIDVTKYNTTELMAGSVSAMFGSAVWQLAASFLKLPISGTHCIVGATIGFSLVATGQEGVKWSELLKIVLSWFISPLLSGIMSAILFFLVRSFILRKSDPVPNGLRALPVFYACTIGINLFSIMYTGAPLLGFDKLPLWGTILISVGCAVFSALIVWFLVCPRMKRKIEREIKSSPSESPLMEKKSSLKEDSEEAKLSLGDGENRNSVSEVGAASVPLRAAVEERTVSFKLGDLEEAPERERLPSVDMKETNIDHAMNGAVQLPNGNLVQFNQTVSNQMNSSGHYQYHTVHKDSGLYKELLHKLHLAKVGDCMGDSSDKPLRRNNSYTSYTMAICGMPLDSFRAKEGEPKGEEMEKLTGPALDSKKRVRMDSYTSYCNAVSDIHSVSDVDVSVQVERGLGDRKGSGDSLEEWQDQDKPEVSLLFQFLQILTACFGSFAHGGNDVSNAIGPLVALYLVYQTKDVASKATTPIWLLLYGGLGICIGLWVWGRRVIQTMGKDLTPITPSSGFSIELASALTVVIASNVGLPISTTHCKVGSVVSVGWLRSKKAVDWRLFRNIFMAWFVTVPISGVISAAIMALFRFAILKPEAV, encoded by the exons ATGGCCACTATCAGCCCTTGGCCCCCCGCTACGGGGCTGCTCCCTACGGTGGCGTCCGCACTCACGCCCGAGTCCGGGATGGATCTGTGGATGCTCATCCTGGGCTTCGTCATCGCCTTTGTCCTCGCCTTCTCCGTGGGGGCCAACGACGTGGCCAACTCATTCGGCACGGCGGTGGGCTCCGGGGTCGTGACCCTGCGCCAAGCCTGTATCCTGGCCAGCATCTTCGAGACGGTGGGCTCTGTGCTGCTTGGGGCCAAGGTGAGCGAGACCATCCGCGAGGGCTTGATCGACGTTACGAAGTACAACACAACCGAGCTCATGGCCGGCTCTGTCAGTGCCATGTTCG GCTCCGCTGTGTGGCAGCTAGCCGCTTCGTTTTTGAAGCTTCCCATTTCCGGTACCCACTGTATTGTTGGTGCAACCATCGGCTTCTCCCTGGTGGCCACGGGGCAGGAAGGGGTCAAGTGGTCCGAGCTGCTGAAAATTG TGTTATCGTGGTTCATCTCCCCCCTTCTTTCTGGCATCATGTCTGCAATCCTCTTCTTCTTAGTTCGCTCCTTCATCCTCCGCAAG aGTGATCCAGTTCCTAATGGTTTACGAGCCCTGCCGGTTTTCTATGCCTGCACAATTGGAATTAACCTCTTCTCCATCATGTACACTGGAGCACCCT TGCTGGGCTTTGACAAACTTCCTCTGTGGGGTACCATCCTCATCTCGGTGGGATGTGCTGTTTTCTCTGCCCTTATCGTCTGGTTCCTTGTCTGTCCCAGGATGAAGAGAAAAATTGAAC GAGAAATCAAATCCAGTCCTTCTGAGAGCCCTTTGATGGAGAAGAAGAGTAGCTTGAAAGAAGACTCTGAGGAGGCCAAGCTCTCCCTTGGTGATGGGGAGAACAGGAACTCTGTTTCTGAAGTGGGGGCTGCTTCTGTGCCCCTGAGAGCGGCCGTGGAAGAGAGAACTGTTTCATTCAAGCTGGGAGACCTGGAGGAAGCCCCAGAGCGGGAGAGGCTTCCTAGCGTAGACATGAAAGAAACCAATATTGACCATGCGATGAACG GCGCCGTGCAGTTGCCCAATGGGAACCTGGTCCAGTTCAACCAAACGGTCAGCAACCAGATGAATTCCAGCGGCCACTACCAGTATCACACCGTGCACAAGGACTCCGGCCTGTACAAGGAGCTCCTTCACAAGCTGCACCTCGCCAAGGTCGGGGACTGCATGGGGGACTCGAGCGACAAACCCCTGCGGCGGAACAACAGCTACACGTCCTACACCATGGCCATCTGCGGCATGCCTTTGGATTCGTTCCGTGCCAAAGAAGGAGAGCCCAAAGGCGAGGAGATGGAGAAGCTCACCGGGCCCGCCTTGGACTCCAAGAAGAGGGTCCGGATGGACAGCTACACCAGTTACTGCAACGCCGTGTCCGACATCCACTCGGTGTCGGACGTGGATGTGAGCGTCCAGGTGGAGCGGGGCCTCGGGGACCGCAAGGGCAGCGGGGACTCCCTGGAAGAGTGGCAGGACCAGGACAAGCCCGAGGTCTCCCTGCTCTTCCAGTTCCTGCAGATCCTCACGGCCTGCTTCGGCTCCTTCGCCCACGGTGGGAACGACGTAAG CAATGCCATTGGGCCTCTGGTCGCTCTGTATTTGGTCTATCAAACTAAAGACGTTGCTTCCAAAGCAACGACCCCAATCTGGCTTCTGTTGTATGGTGGTCTTGGTATCTGTATCGGCCTCTGGGTCTGGGGAAGGAGAGTTATTCAGACCATGGGGAAGGACCTCACGCCCATCACGCCCTCCAG CGGCTTCAGTATTGAACTGGCGTCAGCTCTCACCGTAGTCATTGCGTCCAATGTGGGCCTTCCCATCAGCACCACTCACTGCAAG GTGGGCTCGGTCGTTTCTGTTGGCTGGCTTCGCTCTAAGAAAGCCGTGGACTGGAGGCTCTTCCGAAACATCTTCATGGCCTGGTTTGTCACCGTGCCAATTTCGGGGGTGATCAGTGCTGCTATCATGGCCCTCTTCAGATTTGCCATTCTCAAACCTGAAGCCGTTTGA